One Misgurnus anguillicaudatus chromosome 19, ASM2758022v2, whole genome shotgun sequence genomic region harbors:
- the LOC129422767 gene encoding uncharacterized protein: MMEVKEESQAEVDEKHQIVKINHNVSQKETLKTEDIKCENSFSEDERPEDHKRTHSEEKPFTCQQCGKSFGRKVNLKTHMRLHTGKKRHPCHQCGKSFTTASNLKVHMRIHTGEKPYTCQQCGKSFTTAGNLKGHARIHTGEKPYTCHLCRKSFTSESNLKVHVRIHTGEKPFVCQECGKSFVTAVELKIHMRSHTGEKPYICHHCGKSFSDESNLKIHARIHTGEKPYRCHEYEKCFRCKSNLITHMKIHKGEKLHACLQCGKCFSMKRDLKRHMMIHSEKKPHACLQCEKSFRDKLGLETHMRSHTGDKPYICLQCEKSYISEKNLKRHMKVHTGEKPFTCQHCGKSFTIKGALNKHMRIHTR; the protein is encoded by the coding sequence atgatggaagtgaaagaggagagtcaagctgaagtggatgagaaacatcagattgtaaaaataaatcataatgtttcacagaaagaaactctgaagacagaagacataaagtgtgaaaatagTTTCAGTGAAGATGAACGCCCTGAAGATCACAAGAGGACTCACAGTGAGgagaaacctttcacatgtcaacagtgtggaaagagtttcggAAGAAAAGTTAACCTGAAAACACACATGAGGCTTCACACCGGAAAGAAAAGACACCCATGccatcagtgtggaaagagttttacaactgCAAGTAACCTTAAGGTacacatgaggattcacactggagagaaaccttacacatgtcaacagtgtggaaagagttttacaactgCAGGTAACCTTAAAGGACACGCgaggattcacactggagagaaaccttacacttgtCATCTGTGTAGAAAGAGTTTCACTTCTGAAAGTAACCTTAAGGTACACGTGAGGATTCACACAGGAGAGAAACCATTTGTGTGCCAagagtgtggaaagagttttgtAACTGCAGTTGAACTTAAGATACACATGAGGTCTCAcacaggagagaaaccttacatttgtcatcactgtggaaagagtttctctgatgaaagtaaccttaaaatacatgcaagaattcacactggagagaaaccttacagaTGCCATGAGTATGAAAAATGTTTCAGATGCAAAAGTAACCTGATAACACACATGAAAATTCACAAAGGAGAGAAACTTCAcgcatgtcttcagtgtggaaagTGTTTCAGTATGAAGCGTGACCTTAAGAGACACATGATGATTCACAGCGAAAAGAAACCTCACgcatgtcttcagtgtgaaaagagtttcagagATAAACTTGGACTTGAGACTCACATGAGAAGTCACACTGGAGATAAACCTTATAtatgtcttcagtgtgaaaaAAGTTATATAAGTGAAAAAAACCTTAAGAGACACATGaaagttcacactggagagaaaccattcaCTTGTCAacactgtggaaagagttttacaatAAAGGGTGCCCTTAACAAACACATGAGAATCCACACTCGATAG
- the LOC129422537 gene encoding uncharacterized protein isoform X1, whose product MLMLVKEELEKMTDPQPCRIKNEDTEEQIDMIGINTDHRLELNEVDEKHQIVKINHNVSQKETLKTEDIKCENSFREDERPEDHKRTHSEEKPLTCQQCGKSFRRKENLNAHMMIHTGEKRHVCHQCGKSFTTAGNLKIHARIHTGEKPYACHQCGKSFSVERYLKIHARIHTGEKPYTCHQCGKSFSFESNLKIHAKIHTGEKPFVCHYCAKSFKTAGELKIHMRSHTGEKPHLCHHCEKSFKTAGELKTHLRSHTGEKPYTCQQCGKSFSDESNLKVHARIHTGEKPYTCHQCGMSYFAKSYLKIHARIHTGEKPYRCHECEKCFRTRSSLITHMKIHKAEKLHTCLQCGKCFSLESHLKRHMMIHSEKKPHACSQCEKSFRDKCDLEIHMRRHTGVKPYICLQCEKSYISEKTLKTHMKVHTEGKPFTCQHCGKSFTVKGTLNTHMRIHTR is encoded by the exons atgttgatgctggtgaaagaggagcttgagaagatgacagatccacaaccatgcagaataaagaatgaagatactgaggaacaaatag ATATGATTGGAATAAACACGGATCATCGACTTGAACTTAATGAAGTGGATGAGAAACAtcagattgtaaaaataaaccataatgtttcacagaaagaaactctaaagacagaagacataaagtgtgaaaatagTTTCAGAGAAGATGAACGCCCTGAAGATCACAAGAGGACTCATAGTGAGGAGAAACCTTTaacatgtcaacagtgtggaaagagtttcagaagaAAAGAGAATCTTAATGCACACATGatgattcacactggagagaaacgaCACGTGTGccatcagtgtggaaagagttttacaactgCAGGTAACCTTAAGATACACGCgaggattcacactggagagaaaccttacgcttgtcatcaatgtggaaagagtttctctGTTGAACGTTACcttaaaatacatgcaagaattcacacaggagagaaaccttacacttgtcatcaatgtggaaagagtttctctTTTGAAAGTAACCTTAAGATACATGCAAAGATTCACACAGGAGAGAAACCATTTGTGTGCCATTACTGTGCAAAGAGTTTTAAAACTGCAGGTGAACTTAAGATACACATGCGgtctcacactggagagaaaccacatCTGTGCCATcactgtgaaaagagttttaaaACTGCAGGTGAACTTAAGACACATTTGAGAagtcacaccggagagaaaccttacacttgtcaacaatgtggaaagagtttctctGATGAAAGTAACCTTAAGGTACATGCAAgaattcacaccggagagaaaccttacacttgtCATCAATGTGGAATGAGTTACTTTGCTAAAAGTTACcttaaaatacatgcaagaattcacactggagaaaaaccttacagaTGCCATGAGTGTGAAAAATGTTTCAGAACAAGAAGTAGCCTGATAACACACATGAAAATTCACAAAGCAGAGAAACTTCACACGtgtcttcagtgtggaaagtgtttcagtttggagagtCACCTTAAGAGACACATGATGATTCACAGTGAAAAGAAACCTCACGCATGTtctcagtgtgaaaagagtttcagagATAAGTGTGATCTTGAGATTCACATGAGAAGACACACTGGAGTGAAACCTTACAtatgtcttcagtgtgaaaaAAGTTATATAAGTGAAAAAACTCTTAAGACACACATGAAAGTTCACACTGAAGGAAAACCGTTCACTTGTCAacactgtggaaagagttttacagTAAAGGGTACTCTTAACACACACATGAGAATCCACACTCGATAG